Proteins encoded by one window of Candidatus Eisenbacteria bacterium:
- a CDS encoding cytochrome b N-terminal domain-containing protein: MKTRLRAIADWIDTRTGLVSFLAETAGHRVPRNTASWWYVFGSATLVAFVLQVVTGIGLATIYAPSANDAWASLQALDYDVPLGWFLRALHGWGSNFMVALVVVHMIQVFLFGAYKYPRELTWTVGVFLLLVTLGMAFTGQIMRFDQDAYWGLGIGAAIMGRVPVLGPYLVHLLLGGPIIAGATLSRFFTLHVFVVPGLLIALVGVHLLMVLRLGINEWPMPGRLVRRDTYRAEYEALVAADGVPFFPDAAKRDLVFGGFVILLLVACAAIFGPIGPGGQPDPTIIATEPAPDFFFLWIYAALALLPANLETPLLLTAPVVGIAILLALPYVSGTGEKSWRRRPFAVLVVAMALLTIGTLTYLGTFAPWSPVMDAWSSLPTPAAYLQRRSPLELQGALLVQEKQCRNCHSLGGEGGLRGPALDDVATRLTHDQLIRQVLQGGGEMPAYGKNLSPPEVTALVAFLATLHPAGQVPARDASARTNP; this comes from the coding sequence ATGAAGACGCGGCTTCGGGCGATCGCCGACTGGATCGACACGCGCACGGGGCTCGTGTCCTTCCTCGCCGAGACGGCGGGGCACCGCGTGCCGCGCAACACGGCGAGCTGGTGGTACGTGTTCGGCAGCGCGACGCTGGTCGCGTTCGTGCTGCAGGTGGTGACGGGGATCGGGCTCGCCACGATCTACGCGCCGTCGGCGAACGACGCGTGGGCGAGCCTCCAGGCGCTCGACTACGACGTTCCGCTCGGATGGTTCCTGCGCGCCCTGCACGGCTGGGGATCGAACTTCATGGTCGCGCTGGTCGTCGTGCACATGATCCAGGTCTTCCTGTTCGGCGCGTACAAGTACCCGCGCGAGCTCACCTGGACGGTGGGCGTCTTCCTGCTGCTCGTGACGCTCGGGATGGCGTTCACCGGCCAGATCATGCGCTTCGACCAGGACGCGTACTGGGGGCTCGGGATCGGCGCGGCGATCATGGGGCGCGTGCCGGTCCTGGGGCCGTACCTCGTGCACCTGCTGCTCGGCGGCCCGATCATCGCCGGCGCGACGCTGTCGCGCTTCTTCACGCTGCACGTGTTCGTCGTGCCGGGGCTCCTGATCGCGCTCGTGGGAGTGCACCTGCTCATGGTGCTGCGCCTCGGCATCAACGAGTGGCCGATGCCCGGACGGCTCGTCCGTCGCGACACGTATCGCGCCGAGTACGAAGCGCTGGTCGCGGCCGACGGCGTGCCGTTCTTCCCGGACGCGGCCAAGCGCGACCTCGTCTTCGGCGGCTTCGTCATCCTCCTGCTCGTGGCGTGCGCGGCGATCTTCGGACCGATCGGCCCCGGTGGCCAGCCCGATCCGACCATCATCGCGACCGAGCCCGCGCCCGACTTCTTCTTCCTGTGGATCTACGCGGCGCTGGCCCTGCTGCCCGCGAACCTCGAGACGCCGCTCCTCCTGACCGCGCCGGTAGTGGGGATCGCGATCCTCCTCGCCCTGCCGTACGTGTCCGGCACCGGGGAGAAGAGCTGGCGCCGGCGGCCGTTCGCCGTCCTCGTCGTGGCAATGGCGCTGCTCACGATCGGGACGCTCACGTACCTCGGCACGTTCGCGCCGTGGTCGCCGGTGATGGACGCGTGGAGCTCGCTGCCGACGCCGGCCGCGTACCTGCAGAGGCGCTCGCCGCTCGAGCTGCAGGGCGCGCTCCTCGTCCAGGAGAAGCAATGCCGCAATTGCCACAGTCTCGGCGGCGAGGGCGGCCTGCGCGGTCCCGCGCTCGACGACGTCGCGACGCGCCTCACGCACGACCAACTGATCCGCCAGGTC
- a CDS encoding Rieske 2Fe-2S domain-containing protein, producing the protein MAETPPLAPVSRRGFLVALGLALNAVAATLFAIPIVGYLFAPARRIAEQAWIPLGPLADFPERQTRLATYRNPFVQAWDGETANVPCWVRRIAGDTFQVFAINCAHLGCPVRWFPESGLFMCPCHGGVYYEDGTRASGPPPRGLYEYTYKIEGGQLWVRGGELPTLSQPV; encoded by the coding sequence ATGGCTGAGACCCCTCCCCTCGCACCGGTGTCGCGGCGTGGCTTCCTGGTCGCGCTGGGCCTGGCGCTGAACGCGGTCGCGGCGACCCTCTTCGCGATCCCCATCGTCGGCTATCTCTTCGCGCCCGCGCGGCGGATCGCCGAGCAGGCGTGGATCCCGCTCGGGCCGCTGGCGGACTTCCCGGAGCGTCAGACCCGGCTCGCGACCTACCGCAATCCCTTCGTGCAGGCATGGGACGGCGAGACCGCGAACGTGCCGTGCTGGGTCCGCCGGATCGCGGGCGACACGTTCCAGGTGTTCGCCATCAACTGCGCGCACCTCGGCTGTCCGGTGCGGTGGTTCCCCGAGTCCGGCCTCTTCATGTGTCCCTGCCACGGCGGCGTGTACTACGAGGACGGAACGCGCGCTTCGGGCCCGCCGCCGCGCGGGCTCTACGAGTACACGTACAAGATCGAGGGCGGGCAGCTCTGGGTGCGCGGCGGAGAGCTCCCGACCCTCTCGCAACCGGTATGA